In Candidatus Poribacteria bacterium, the genomic window TTGAGGAGCACGATAGTATTGGCGACCACAAGCAACAGTGTAATGAAAACAGCTGCCGCGAATCGGAATGTCATTAGATTGTCAAGCAGTTCCCTGCGAATGAGTGTTATGAGCATTTTATTTTCCACCTCAACGCGCGGTCCCCAGGACCGGTAGGTGCGGTTTCCCAACCGCACCGAACCTTAGGCTGAAACCTTGAATCCCACAAAAACTTCTTAACTGAAAACTGAAAACTGATAACTGACAACTGTTCTACACCTCAACACGCACAAACGCCAGATACGCCCCCGACAGAAGCACTAAAACAAATAACGTTAGCAGTAACAATTCCATTGCTGCAGTATTGAAGTCCTTACTCAGATTAAGCGTATCTTCAAACTTCGGAACTGCTTCTGGACTGACAGGCTCCTGCGACATACCCGTTCTAACTCCGAAGATATGAAGACTTTCTGGATCCGCGTTATCTGTATCAACAATGAATGTTCGGAAGTCTCGGGCGTAAGTTTGGACATTTTCTAAGAATTGGAGGTGTCTCTCAAACCCTGTCCCGGCGAAGGATTCAATGAGGTTCTGTACAATTGTAACAGGCGAAATCCGAGTGATGGTGCGCGCTCGGTGTACCTCAGCAATTCTCCGGTTTAAGCGTTCTTCGTGTAGCTGCTCTTGCTGTTCTGCATCTTCGGTGACGTACGCACCATCCATTTCCATCCTCTTGGTAGTACCTTCAGGCTCTTTGTGGCGACGAGGGGAGTAGTCTCTCCGTAGTTCTTCATGTAATTTAGATGAACGTTCCCAGAGGTCATAAGTAGGACCTGATGACGTGGATCTACCCGCAATTGAGACGAGGGTACTCGGCATAAATACCACAAATACCACCCAAATCAATAGAAGTGTTACAAGACTCACCGCGCTCCGTTGCACCCGTGCCGACACGAGCATCCCCAATGCCAGAAAAAGGCAGGTGTAAAGGACGGCAACGAAGAAGATAATGCCTAAACGTCCCCACGCCTCCGCATCAAGGTGAACACCACTTGATGTAGAAATTACCAGAAGGTTCACAAGGACAGCGAGGATGAAGGGTATACTAACACTTATAAACGCCCCTAAAAACTTACCAATTAGCACGGTGTGCCGCGGAATTGGGTTAGACAAGGTCAGTCGGAGTGTGCCGCGTTCGCGTTCGCCCGAAATCGAATCAAAGGTAAACAGGAGTGCAACGAGGCTTAAAACATAACCGATGATGAAACCCCAATCCACTTTGGTTACCTCTGGACGCACATTATCCCGATTCGGCGTGGCAGATGGGTATGTGAGTATCCAAAAACTTTTGAGCGTGCCGGTACTCCAACGGTGGTAACCTCCCACTGCCCGATCTGCCATAAACGTTTCGCCACCCTCTGCACAAAAACGGAGATCGGACGGTTTTTTGTAAAGATCGCCGGGTCCCTGTTGCGCGAGGTCGTATAGACTGCTCTCAGCATGCGCAGCGATGTGGTTCTGGTGTCCGGAGACATGATCGCGATATCGCTGAACCCGCTCTGGATGTTCCCGAAGGTGTACAACGGCGTTGGTCAGCATCAATCCAAGCAACAGAACCGTTGCCAGCGCGAATCGGAGGCTATTCAAGTTATCGTAGAGTTCGCGTTTTGCAATATGCCACATTTTATTAGTTAACAGTTATCAGTTAACAGTTATCAGTTACAAGAGTGCCTTGCAGTGAGAGTGATAGTTCCAAAGTAAGTACTGAAAACTGAAAGATTTTTTCGGAGAAAAAATCGTACTGACAACTGATGACTCTCCTATACTTCAGTTTTTACGAAAATCAAAAATATCACGATGAACAGAACGACATTAATCATGAGCAGGAGAGACACATCCGGCAATGCTCGCTTCGCATTTGTGTCAATATCATCTCTTTGAAAGGAGAACTGCGGTAGACCGCTCCAATCTGCCGCCCCCTTGTCCCCAGAGAACCATTGCCTCGATTCAAACACCTTATTATCGTAAAGATAGTTAATGACGCTTTGTCTATATTGTCTCGCGGCGTGAAAAAAGTCTCTGATACCGAGTAGGTCTGTTCCTGCCCACGCTTGCGTTGCGGCATCATATAACCCTACGGGTGAGAGTTTCAACCAGACTCTCTCCACATTTGCGGGTTGAATGAAAATTTCTTCGAGTGCGGGTTTTCGGATGAGCCATGTTCGACCCGCTGCATCGATCGTCTGCGCGCCAAGGAAACCGAAATGCTTCTGCGCGTGCGGCATCTTCGGTTCATCTTCCTCACCAAATCCTTCAAAGTCCATGATACTGTTATAGGTGTACATCAGAGTCCGAGGATTATCCCAAAAGTAAGTACTGCGCGAACCCCATCCTCTTAACTCATACCCCCAATCTTCTCCGGGAAAATCATCGGTAGCAAGGTAGTGTTTGCGTTCTCTGTCGAATGTCTCCCAGATACTTTCAATTCGATTGAAGGCGGATGTTCTAAGCGCATCTGGTGCCTCCGAACGTGGAATCACAGTTAGGATCACATTGGGATAAACTAAAACCAGAAAACCCCAGATAAACATGGACAACATCAATGCGGTACTTGTTCGGCGCGTCGCCGCTGAAATCAGCAACCCGATAAGGTAGAATACGGAAAGATACGCAACGGATGTCAAGATTATCCCACCGATGCGAAGAAAATCATCACTGTTCAGAGATATAGCGGTAGATGTCGTCAGCAAAATTATCGCGAGGAGCAGGCTTATCAATAGTGGTACAATTAGACAGAGCATTGCACTTATGTATTTAGCAACCAATATTTTACCGCGTCCAATAGGGTGTGTCAGGACTAAACGCAGTGTTCCACTTTCGTATTCTCCCGCGAACGCATTATACGCGAAAATGAGTGCGAACAGACTCAGAACAACCTCAAAGATAAAAACAATATCCATTGAAGCAAACATATCCATAAATGGATTTGAAGGCCCGTGCATGTAACCATCCCACAGCGACGGAACCACTCCGTGAGATACCTGTACCTCGTTTCCAAGACGCTTATCAAACCCGACATTGAAAATGCTCAACGGGTTAGGCGGTCGATCAGCGGATAGTCTATCCATCCCTGCTGAATAAGTAATTTTCTCCTGCAATTGACGTTGATGCATTTTGACAGCATCGTTATGCCCTGCTAAACGTCGTTCATAATCTATAATTAATACAAAGGTATTAGCGACTACAAGCAACAACATGATGAAGGTCGCTGCCGCGAATCGAAATGTCATCAGATTATCAAGCAGTTCCCTACCAATAAGTGTTTTAAGCATTTTATACTACACCTCAACACGCAGTTCCCCAGGCCCAGTAAGTGCGTTTCTTAGAAGAAACACCCCAGCAAAAACACCGCACCGGACCTTAGGCAAAAACCGAGAGTAACACAAAAACCTCTTAACTGAAAACTTTGACCGAGAACGCGATTTCCGATATTTAAAAATGTGCGCGCGTTCTCGGTCAAAACTGAAAGATTTTTTTCGGAGAAAAAAATCGTACTGACAACTATTCTACACCTCAACGCGCACAAATGCAAGATATGCCCCGGATAAAAGGACAATAACGAAAAGCGTTAGCAACAGCAGATCGACTGCCGCTGCATTGAAATCACGACTGAGGCTGAGCGTATCTTCAAATTTCGGAACTGCCTCTGGGCTGACAGGTTTCTGCGACATACCTTCGCGAACGCCTATGATATGGAGGCTTTCTGGATCTGCTCTATCGGTGTCAGCAACAAATTCGCGAAATTGTCGTGCGTAACGTTGTGTATTCTCTATGAATTGTAGATGGCGATTAAAACCGGTGCCAGCGAACGATTCGAGAAGATGTTGCACAATCGCTACGGGTGAGATGCGGGTGAGGGTGCGCGCAAATTCAGCCTGGTCGATTTTCTGAGCCAATTGTGCTTGGCTCAAGCGTTCCTGCTCCTGTGCTTCTTGGATAACGTGTTCGCCTTGAAATTGCATTCTTTTAGAGGGTTCAGATTCCTTCGGAAGATGCGTGTCGTACCTTGCAAAACGTGCTTCATAAAGCTGGCCTCGGCGTTTCCAAAGTTCGTCCGTGCTCATCGGTGATGAGAATCCACTCACAATCGCGGCGAGCGTACTCGGCATGAAAACCACAAAGATAACCCATGCCAACAAAAGTATCACAAGGCTCACCGCGCGCCGCTGCACACGCGCGGATACAAGTAAACCCAAGGCGAGAAAGAGACACAGATAGAGAATAGCGATTAAGAAGATGATGCCTAAACGTCCCCACGCGTTAGCACCAAGATGGACATCGCTTGACATAGAAATCACCAAAAGATTCATCAACACAGCGAGAGATAGCGGAATGCTGATACTTATTAAGGCTCCCAAAAACTTGCCAATCAGCACGGTATGCCGTGGAATTGGATTCGCTAACATCAATCGCAGCGTGCCGTGCTCGCGCTCCCCAGAGATTGAATCAAAAGTGAACAGGAGCGCGATGAGACTCAGAATGTAGCCGATGATGAACCCCCAATCCACTTTGGTAACGTCCGGACGAATATTGATCAGATTTGGAGCAGCGGCTGGATAGTCTAACCGCCAGAAGCCCTTTAATCTCCCATTGCCCGCACTGATGGACCAGAGAAAAGCCCCGCCGACAACACCTGGTAGAAAGGCTTCCCCACCGTCTGCACAAAAACGGAGCGCGGACGGCTTTTTGTACAGCAAGCCAGGCCCCTGTTGCGCAATGTCATACAAACTATCTCCCCGAGCCGTCAAATCGTTCAGAGATTTCGTGACCGAAGCACGATACTTCTGGATTCGCTTCGGGTGCTTTTGGAGATGCACAACAGCATTCGTCAGCATCAGTGCTAATAAGAGGACAGTTGTCAGCGCGAACCGTAAGCTATTAAGATTATCATAAAGTTCGCGTTTTGCGATATGCCACATTTTAATAGTTGTCAGTTATCAGTACGATTTTTTTTCTGCGAAAAAAATCTTTCAGTTGTCAGAAAATTGGTTATAGGTCATAGTGGTAGGTTATAAGAAAGAGCGGTTAGCAGTCCCCGAAACCTCTTAACTGACAACTGACAACCGATAACTGACAACCATTTCACACTTCACTTTTGACAAAAATCAGAAATGTTATGATGAAAAGAGCGACATTAATCATAAGTAACAGGCATACATCTGGTAACGCCCGCTTGGCATTTATTTCTATATCACTTCTTTGAAAAGAAAATTGGGGTAGCGTGCGCCAGTCCGCTGCCCCTTTGTCCGCCGAAAACCATTGACGCGACTCGAACACCTCTTTATCGTAGAAATAGTCAATTACTGTCTGTCGGTACTGCCGTGCTGCGTCGAAAAAATCTTGGATGCTGAGAAGGTCAGTGCCTGCCCACGCTTGTGTCGCAGCATCATAGATCCCTACGGGTGAGAGTTTCAACAAGGTTCTATCTATTTTCGCGGGTTGGACAAAGATGTCTTTCAGACCTTGACTTCGGACGATCCATGTGCGTTCTGCGGTGCTAATCGTCAGTGGCACGAGGAAGCGGTAGTAATTTTGGGCGTACGGTACTTTGGGTTGAGATCTTTCATCAATTTCATCAAAGTGTGCACCAGCCTTGTAATAATAACGGAGTGTTCTTGAATCTTCCCTAAAGCGTTTGAAGTTGTACCCCACCCATCCTATGCCAAAGCTTGTACTTTCCCCTTGCACTGGATCATTTATGAGAAACGCTTTGCGTTCCGTGTCGAATTCCTCCCACATCTGTTGAATCTGGGAAAAAACCGATTTCGCACGCGGTTCTGAATCATGCAACGGCTCGAGGGCTGCAAGAATCATGTTTGGATACACCAGCACCAAAAAGCCCCAAACGAACATAGAAACCATGAGCGCGGTACCCGTCCGACGCACCACCGCTGAAATCAGTAAACCGATGAGGTAGAATACCGACATATACGCAATCGAACTGAAAACAATTCCACCGATCCGGAGAAAATCAGCCGTTTTTAGGAAAATCGAACCCCTACCTGTCAGCAAAATTACTGCAAGCGATAGGCTCATCAATAGAGGGATAAGCAGGCACACCATGGCACTCATATATTTCGCTAACAGGATGTGACTTCGATGGACCGGGTGTGTCAGGAGCAAGCGTAACGTACCCGACTCGTGTTCTCCAGCAATCGCATCGTACGCGAAAAGGAGTGCCATTAGACTCAGCACCACTTCAAAGACAAAGACAATATCAATTGCGAAAAAGATATTGAGAAAAGTCGTATCCGATCCGTGCATCTCGGCATCCCACAGTGTCGGCACAAAACCGTGATGAACCGCCACTTGGTTTCCGAGGCGTTTATCCAACCCAACATTGAAGATACTCAACGGATTTGGGGCCCGGTCAACAATCACGTCACCCGCCGAATAGGTTTTCGTGTCCCGCACTTTCTGCTGATGCGTCTTGACAGCGGTGTTGTAACTTTCTAAACGCTGCTCGTAATTTCTG contains:
- a CDS encoding ABC transporter permease subunit produces the protein MLTLIRRELLDNLMTFRFAAAVFITMLLVVANTAVLIRNYEQRLESYNTAVKTHQQKVRDTKTYSAGDVIVDRAPNPLSIFNVGLDKRLGNQVAVHHGFVPTLWDAEMHGSDTTFLNIFFAIDIVFVFEVVLSLMALLFAYDAIAGEHESGTLRLLLTHPVHRSHILLAKYMSAMVCLLIPLLMSLSLAVILLTGRGSIFLKTADFLRIGGIVFSSIAYMSVFYLIGLLISAVVRRTGTALMVSMFVWGFLVLVYPNMILAALEPLHDSEPRAKSVFSQIQQMWEEFDTERKAFLINDPVQGESTSFGIGWVGYNFKRFREDSRTLRYYYKAGAHFDEIDERSQPKVPYAQNYYRFLVPLTISTAERTWIVRSQGLKDIFVQPAKIDRTLLKLSPVGIYDAATQAWAGTDLLSIQDFFDAARQYRQTVIDYFYDKEVFESRQWFSADKGAADWRTLPQFSFQRSDIEINAKRALPDVCLLLMINVALFIITFLIFVKSEV
- a CDS encoding ABC transporter permease subunit, which encodes MWHIAKRELYDNLNSLRFALTTVLLLALMLTNAVVHLQKHPKRIQKYRASVTKSLNDLTARGDSLYDIAQQGPGLLYKKPSALRFCADGGEAFLPGVVGGAFLWSISAGNGRLKGFWRLDYPAAAPNLINIRPDVTKVDWGFIIGYILSLIALLFTFDSISGEREHGTLRLMLANPIPRHTVLIGKFLGALISISIPLSLAVLMNLLVISMSSDVHLGANAWGRLGIIFLIAILYLCLFLALGLLVSARVQRRAVSLVILLLAWVIFVVFMPSTLAAIVSGFSSPMSTDELWKRRGQLYEARFARYDTHLPKESEPSKRMQFQGEHVIQEAQEQERLSQAQLAQKIDQAEFARTLTRISPVAIVQHLLESFAGTGFNRHLQFIENTQRYARQFREFVADTDRADPESLHIIGVREGMSQKPVSPEAVPKFEDTLSLSRDFNAAAVDLLLLTLFVIVLLSGAYLAFVRVEV
- a CDS encoding ABC transporter permease subunit, encoding MWHIAKRELYDNLNSLRFALATVLLLGLMLTNAVVHLREHPERVQRYRDHVSGHQNHIAAHAESSLYDLAQQGPGDLYKKPSDLRFCAEGGETFMADRAVGGYHRWSTGTLKSFWILTYPSATPNRDNVRPEVTKVDWGFIIGYVLSLVALLFTFDSISGERERGTLRLTLSNPIPRHTVLIGKFLGAFISVSIPFILAVLVNLLVISTSSGVHLDAEAWGRLGIIFFVAVLYTCLFLALGMLVSARVQRSAVSLVTLLLIWVVFVVFMPSTLVSIAGRSTSSGPTYDLWERSSKLHEELRRDYSPRRHKEPEGTTKRMEMDGAYVTEDAEQQEQLHEERLNRRIAEVHRARTITRISPVTIVQNLIESFAGTGFERHLQFLENVQTYARDFRTFIVDTDNADPESLHIFGVRTGMSQEPVSPEAVPKFEDTLNLSKDFNTAAMELLLLTLFVLVLLSGAYLAFVRVEV
- a CDS encoding ABC transporter permease subunit; this translates as MLKTLIGRELLDNLMTFRFAAATFIMLLLVVANTFVLIIDYERRLAGHNDAVKMHQRQLQEKITYSAGMDRLSADRPPNPLSIFNVGFDKRLGNEVQVSHGVVPSLWDGYMHGPSNPFMDMFASMDIVFIFEVVLSLFALIFAYNAFAGEYESGTLRLVLTHPIGRGKILVAKYISAMLCLIVPLLISLLLAIILLTTSTAISLNSDDFLRIGGIILTSVAYLSVFYLIGLLISAATRRTSTALMLSMFIWGFLVLVYPNVILTVIPRSEAPDALRTSAFNRIESIWETFDRERKHYLATDDFPGEDWGYELRGWGSRSTYFWDNPRTLMYTYNSIMDFEGFGEEDEPKMPHAQKHFGFLGAQTIDAAGRTWLIRKPALEEIFIQPANVERVWLKLSPVGLYDAATQAWAGTDLLGIRDFFHAARQYRQSVINYLYDNKVFESRQWFSGDKGAADWSGLPQFSFQRDDIDTNAKRALPDVSLLLMINVVLFIVIFLIFVKTEV